The Oncorhynchus masou masou isolate Uvic2021 chromosome 13, UVic_Omas_1.1, whole genome shotgun sequence genomic interval tgcacactcttggcaaagaatgccattccatgagcgcataatttatttttcaactcgaatcaatgagcccaatcagtcctccatgataACAAAATCCTAAACCAGACAGTTGTGCTGGCTAATAAATCCTTAGTTTTGGGgccatgctcaggtaaaacaatttggctaatctatacttccatatttccaagtcctattcttgaagatcaaggggtataacatttattggaatggcTGGAATTCTGAAAGACTTTGGttgttaatgtaaagatataatttaattgtattattatttgtagtagaaagtgatgggttagaagaaTCCTATATAACCAACCCATATATAAaatttaacatccatatatgaccacctacagtgggacaaaaaagtatttagtcagccaccaattgtgcaagttctcccacttaaaaagatgagagaggcctgtaattttcatcataggtacacttcaactatgacagacaaaatgagaaaaaaaaatcaagaaaatcacattgtcagatttttaatgaatttatttgcaaattatggtggaaaataagtatttggtcaataacaaaagtttatctcaatactttgttatataccctttgttggcaatgacagaggtcaaacgttttctgtaaatcttcacaaggttttcacacactgttgctggtattttggcccagatcttctatggagttgagatctggagactggctaggccactccaggaccttgaaatgcttcttacgaagccactcctttgttgcccgggcgttgtgtttgggatcattgtcatgccgaaagacccagccacgtttcatcttcaatgcccttgctgatggaaggaggttttcactcaaaatctcacgatacatggccccattcattctttcctttatcttggccaggtcacaattgtaaatgtgaacttgttctcaatttgcctacctggttaaataaaggtgaaataaataaaataaaaacctgcatagcctatagaaatgttgcacaacatgagctcatgaAGTGTGATTAGATTTCTGataacatttgcattgatgtcataGTGATtacagggacaatagagtgctgagtaccagacagttagcaagtttggtaggctactaatgaccatcagcagcatcagagatTGGAGAAGCCTATTACCATGACTAAACAGTCACATGGAATTTGGCTGccgtcatgactcgtgaccgccggtgtggcgaCAATACGATCACCGTAACAGCCCTTGTGGTAACACTCCCCGGCAAGTGTTGCATACAACTTTCTACCTGAGAACAGGGATCAATCTGTGCTTCCAACCTTCCCACTGTTTCTATCTCATTTcattgctgccccccccccccccaaaagtcgTCAAAGTTTGAGTGTTCAAGTAATGTTCAAAGCATCCTGTATACAGCTGGCCAGTATTTTTCATTTGGTCATAGGCCTAAGCTATGTCAAAAtacgtagaattgcaggaaatgagccATGAAACAGTACAATTTTCCTGATGGAGGACCCCCAATTCATATAGCAAATATCACTCCAAGCTTTCTTCAAAAGTTAGCAGCCCTGTACATATCATGATCACTAACACAGCATCTCATTCATAAACATGAATTGTACTATTGTCTACTCACACTGGAGACAAATCCAACAAATCAGTGAATTTAGTCTTCAAAGCTCCTCCTTTTTCATATTCCAGGATGATACCTGTGAACAAAAAGCATCAATTCAATATTCGAAAGCAGACCAATTGTGACATACAAGTTGCTTTAGGCCTACTTGTAACTTCAACTTGTGTGCCATGCATTAAATTGCTGTTACAGCTAACTGGTCTGGCTAGCACAGAGACCTAAGGTTATGGCTCTGGGCTAGCCTAGCCAGTTAGCTCTAGGTCAGAGCAGCACTACTGTTAAAGTGTCTGTGTTAGTATCTTAATTATCAAGTATTGTAGCATCATCAACAGCATATTCATTACCTGGTGGATAATATCTGAGAAAGAATCGTTTGAGTTTAATTTCGCTCCTCCAGCAGAATCCCTTGTAAACAAAGCGTTGTTACCGCGACAGACGAGCTGGAGCTCGGCCAGGATGCATGTGCAGATGGACTGAAACACACAACTCACCCACAACTAACCTGTTCAAAAAAGACAGAACTTGTTCCATAACTGTGCACAAAACATCTACATAAAGTCAACAATAGAGACTAGTAAAACGTGGTAAACTCAGTGTCATGATAACTGAGGCTGACGTAAGCTTTCATTTTACCATCAGTGGGACTATTTCCCAATAGCTCAAAGTCTCCCTCATATAAACTTGCATTCTCAGTTATGCACATGTAGTTCATAGACAGACTAAATTCATACATTTTCCCGACAAGTACTTGGCCAAGTGATCTACTGCTGCCTACTGTCAACAGATCCCATTTGTACACAGGACTCAGACCCAGAGGTAGTGCGTGTGAGGGGGACATAAGGGGTAGCCTACCAGGATGGGTTCCTGGGCCAAGCTGAAGTCCACTGGCTGGGTGTTTCCCACAGCCGTTTTGTCGCTCTATGGGTTCTTCGCCAACTGCAGACCAGCTGAGCCCTTCCTAACACCCTACCTTATTGGACCATACAAGAACATCTCAGAGGAAGTGGTAAAGTAACCAGCAGCAGAGAGCTGTATGCTACACATGAACAGTTTTGAATGGATTTGTTAACAAGTTTGTGATAAGAAAGTAAATGATGCACACTataaaaatgaaaatgaaatgcactacattaccaaaagtatgtggacacctactcatcaaacatctcattccaaaatcatgggtattaatatggagttggtcccccctttgctgcagggacttgcttccattcagccacaagagcattagtgaggttgtgcACTGAtgatgggcgattaggcctggctcacaatcaggattccaattcatcccaaaggtgtttgatgaggTCACGGTCattgctctgtgcaggccagtcaagttcttccacaccgatctcgaacAAATCATTTATGTATGggcctcactttgtgcacggtggtattgtcatgctgaaactggaaagggccttcctcaaactgttgccacaaagttggaaggacagaatcatctagaatgtcattgtatgctgtggagttaagatttcccttcactagaactaaggagcctaacccaaaccatgaaaaacaaccccagaccattattcttcctccaccaaactttacagttggcactatgcattcaggcaagTAGCGTTTTCCTGGTAACCTCCAAACCTAAATGTGTCCGtcggactgtcagatggtgaagcgtgattcatcactccagagaacgagcTTCCACTGATTCAGAGTCCAATGGTgccaagctttacaccactccagccgatgcttggcattacgcacggtgatcttaggctgctctgccatggaaacccatttcctgaagctcccgactaacagttatcatgctgatgttgcttctagaggcagttcgGAACTCagtagtaagtgttgcaacccGAGGACAGACGCTATATGCGCTACACGCTACACACTTCAGCGCCCGGCGTTCCCattctgtgtgcctgtgtggccTACCACCTCACGGAGGAGCCGCTGCTGCTCCGaaacatttcacaataacagcacctacaggtgaccggggcagctctagcagggcagaaatttgacgaactgacttgttggaaaggtgacatcctatgatagtgccacgttgaaagtcactaatTTGGGTGTCCACatgtaggtgtccacatacttttgtatattcaGTGTATCCTCAGGTTACTGTATACAGTGGGCTATGTAGTTTTTTTGCTTCATATAGACGACCGGTGGGACTATTCAGTATCCCTGTGCATATTGAATAGATCTAGTGATAAATAAATCACTCCTCTCCCTGTGCCTCCTCAGGTGACCAACTACCTGTTCCCCATCTGGACGTACTCCTACCTGGCCGTCCTCTTCCCCGTCTTCCTGCTGACAGACTTCCTGAGGTACAAGCCGGTGATCGTGGTCCAGGGCCTCTTCCTGGTCACCAACTATGTCCTGCTCTGCTTCGCCCCCGGCCTGACCGCCATGACCTTCCTGCAGTTCAACTATGCCGTGGTGACCTCCACGGAGGTGGCCTACTTCTCCTACATCTACAGTGTGATCCCTCCGGAGAGGTACCAGCGGGCCACCGGCTACCTCCGCAGTGCCATGCTGACAGGCTCCACCCTAGGGGCCACCTTAGGCCAGATGCTGGTCTCCCTGGCAGGGCTGGACTACTTCTACCTCAATGCTATCTCCCTGGGGATTCTCAGCATTGCGTTCCTCATCTCCATCTGGCTACCCATGCCCCAGCAGGGGATGTTCTTCAGGGGGGAGAAGGCTGCCCTGGACCTGAGAGCCAAGGgccaggtggaggaggaggcgaGTGCAGTGGAGGAGGTCCAGGATGCAGAGGAGGCAGTAGAGGATGATGCTGAGTCGGGTAGGACCCAGGGTGCTGGGAGTAGAACTGGCTGGTGTAGCCTGCATAATGTGGTCTATGCTGGCAGGCTGCTCTGGAGCAGCTTCAGAGAGTCCTACTCCTCTAGGAAGCTGGTCTACTGGTCTCTGTGGTGGGCTCTAGCCACGGCCGGCTACGGCCAGGTGTTCAACTACATCCAGCTGATGTGGGACCACATAGAGCCATCCAGCACCTCCTCTGTCTACAATGGAGGGGTCGAGGCCATCTGCGCAGTAGTAGGTAAGACAATctcagaactgtgtgtgtgtgtgtgtgtgtgtgtgtgtgtgtgtgtgtgtgtgtgtgtgtgtgtgtgtgtgtgtgtgtgtgtgtgtgtgtgtgtgtgtgtgtgtgtgtgtgtgtgtgtgtgtgttcagtggagTAGCTGTGCCTTGAGGTTTTTCAGATAAAATGTTGCAATGctaatatttattttattacttAATAAAAATATACTAATAAAATTCCAGAACGCAGCTGAATATTGGTCTCACAATGAAATGGTTAATGTGTTTCGATGGGCTTAAGGCAAAGTAGTTCCATGGTCATCTTCGCTTTGGTCCAAGTTGGGCTCTGCACGCAGAGAAGAGTAATTGCTTCAATTAAGGTGATAACTTGGGTAACGATTTCTCTGATTATTGCTGATAGCTCGGGTTTGAGAGGGACTTATCGGAACAAGTCAATCTGAATCTGGCAGTATATCAAGGGTCTCATTgtcaaaatcctgaagtatccctttaattaaATCAAAcccctgtcctctatcctatgtGTTCAGGGATAGAGACATTATACTGTCCTGATAAATTATGgtaggaacacccccccccccccccctaggaataCGATGAGGGACCTGTTCCAATTCGAAGCATCCATCCTTGCTTGGGGTAATGACTGATCTGATATGACTGGATCGTTCTCttataatcttcacccggcacagccaaaagaCGAATAGCCACCcttagagcctggttcctctcttggtttcttcctaggttccggcctttttGGGAGTTTTTTGCAGCCACCacgcttctacatctgcattgcttggtctttgggggttttaggctgggtttctgtataagcactttgtaacaattgctgatgtaaaaagggctttgtaaacacatttgattgattgattgatgaaagCCATGTATTGAATCCTATGCTGTAATCCAGCCAACATCGTTGGATCAGTGATTACttcaaggaagggaggaaggatacAGTTTACAAGTATTTAAACAGTTTAAAAGTATTTACTCAGGATCTAAAAAGGAAATCATCCACTGTTGTCCCATCCCTGTCCTATAGGTGCAGCTGCAGCCTTCTGTGTGGGTCATGTAAAGGTAACCTGGGATGTCTGGGGGGAGCTGTCACTGGGGGTGTTCTCTGCGGTGGGGGCAGGGGCCGTGTTTCTGATTGGGCTCACCAGCAACATTTGGGCAAGCTATGCTGGCTACGTCATCTTCAAGGCCTCCTACATGCTACTGATTACCATCACTACGTAAGTGAAATCTCTGTAGGCCATACTTCAATGAACTCTGCTATATTTATTTCATATACCTTCCATGCATGACCCATAGACATTCATCAGAAGTGCACAATGAAAATATTCAGTACATGGTGTTATCTGTTTTGTCATTCCAGATTCCAGATTGCATCCAACCTTTCAATGGCATGCTATGCTCTAACGTTCGGAGTCAACACTTTTGTCGCCCTCTTGCTGCAGACCTTTCTCACAGCCATCGTTGTTGATGAAACTGCACTGGGGTTAGACATTATCACACAGGTATGGTTGCACAATGCAGAGCTAGACAGGTCATTGTCCATTCCTTTAACTGATCACTGCACAAGTTATCAAAAGTGAAGAGAGATTGACACCTGGTGGCAaaatattactgcattgttactGTTCTTGGCCCCTCTAATTAAACCAACGTTTAATTTCCCTTTCTCCAGTTCATCATCTATGGCAGCTACTATGCCGCAATATCTGTGCTTTTCCTGATCAGAGGGATGTACACAGCCTGTGCACACCACTGCCACCCTAAACAGGCAATGGACCAGGAGCAGAAAGAAGATCCCAAAGTGGAGATGCCCTCCTCAGACCAGTTCTGTTCTGACCACAGACAGTCGTCTATCAGAGACTGAGGGGGGCAAGGCGACTTCAGGGGTTCACCCTAAAATGTAACGGCATGGTGTTACATACTTGTatttataataaaaataaaacaaaatgttgTGTAAGCATTGTTTTGTCCCATCTTCTCTTTAAGTCATTCAAAAGAGAAGGGATTTCAATTGATAGTGCAAATTTAACATGGCCATGCTTATCTAATGTTTTAGTTATTGCATACATTTATTGAGCATGTTGTTGATTGACAGACTGAGCTCAGTGATTACACAAACAAACCAAGGTGACTTCCGTATGGGGACTAGACTCCGGCTAGATTAAGGGTAGTGTGGGTCATGTAAAGGTGACCTGCAGACTAACCTGAGCAGGTAAAGCGATAAACCTGCTTTTTGTATAAAGTATAAACATGTGTGTGGGTGATAATAGTGGCTCTCGCTGTTTGTGGATCTGTGAGGATGGAGGCTGTGAAgcgatagagggcaggatagggCTGGCCCACCACTCTGCTGTGCATCTATGGGTTCTGCGGTACTCTGAAACCTCTTGTACCCGTCATCTACCCTTACCTGACTGGTCCAAACAAAAACCTGATGGTGGATCAGGTACAGTAGGCTTCAGGACAAACATTTCAATGCATTGTATTCATGCTCTTATACTATCTTTaatataaccatgttactgacCACTGTATTACCTACCAGCCTGATAAAGAAAAGGTAAATCAAGGGAGGAAATGCTCACACTTGCCCACACATTTTTAATGGCAGCAACTGAGGTCAGGAAGTAATCTGGACCAGGGTTTGAACTTGTGACCTTGTGGCTGTCAGCCCAACACCTTAGCATTTTCTATCTGAATGTTGCAACCTCCCAAACAGACAGCAGTGTTGCACTCTAACCCAGGTGACCAACGAGATCTACCCTGTGTGGACCTACTCCTACCTAGCTGTGATGGTGCCAGTCTTTCTGTTCACCGATTGGTAGCGCTACAAGCCCGTAGTGGTGTTTCAGTGCATCAACTTCTTCCTAACCTGGGCGATGATGCTATTGGTGCAGGTGGTGGCAGCCTTTAAGGCGATGCAGTTCTTCCATGGCGTGAAGTCGGCCTGTGAGGTGACCTACTTCTCATACATCTACAGCATAGTGGACATGAAACACTACAGCAAGGCTACATCCTACTACCGTAGTGTACAGCTGCTAGGCTACACAGTGGGCTCTGTGCTAGGACAGCTGCTGGTCTGTTTCAGCCTCATGTCTTACAACAATAACATCTTGGTACTTAGTCTGGTGATGATCTCCATTGCCCTGGTGACTTCCCTCTTCCTGCCCATGCCACAGAGAAGCATGTTCTTCCATCAGAGTCAAAGTGAACCACCACAGACACCAGAAGGAGGGGACAGGTGTGCAGGTGATGTGTCCACCGAGGGGCCAGTGAGGGCTAGGAGCTGCAGCCAAGTTTTCCTGCTGCTGTTGGAGAGACTTTCTCCAGTGCTACTCAACCAGGGCACTGCTGTACTGGTCAGTGTGGTGGGTACTGGCTACCTGTGGCTACAATGAGGCAATCAACTATGTACAGGTGTCGTGGGAGCACATACAGCCATCCCAGAAAGTTACAACCTACAACGGTGGGGTGGAAGCTGTGTCCTGCAGGGTTTGGTGAGTATTGTAAGCACCAACTATTGGAGTACACATGACAATTGGATATTTGTAGATGTTTGTCTGGCATTAATAATCAATCATCATCAACAGTCAATCTGCAGTCACACTACTAATATGTACTTAATGGGAGGTTAATCACATCATGTGTGTGACATACAGGTGCCCCGACGGCCAATGGAATGTGTTTCATCCAAGTGGACTGGGCCCAGTGGGGAGAGTTGTTCCTGGGCTCTTTCTCTGGCCTGGGGGCCTTATCATATTTGCAATGTGAGTTTGTGAATTACTGCTATTAGAAAAATGTAGGCGCCAAACTTGAATGATTATTATGCAAGAACAAATGTGACCTTTTCCTCCCATGTTCCAAATTGCTACTGACCTCTCTACGAAGAGATAAGCACTGATCTTTGGAGCAAACAACTTTGGGTCTTTGGTACATCAGACTATCTTCACATCCATTGTGGTGGATGGCATGGGGCTCAGCCTGGGCATGATCCCACAGGTGAGATTAAGGTTCAAGTGTCAAAGGAGGCAAGTCCCTACAAACCATTAGATCCCAACTCTTCCACCACAACCCCAGTGTTATAATCCAAAGTTAGGAATAGGTACCTTGGACTTTTGCCTTGGATGTTATGAACTGTCCTGGATCTTTGACCAAAAACAAAGAATACAGCAATGTTAAGTATCTGGTTCAT includes:
- the LOC135552772 gene encoding thiamine transporter 2-like translates to MGSWAKLKSTGWVFPTAVLSLYGFFANCRPAEPFLTPYLIGPYKNISEEVVTNYLFPIWTYSYLAVLFPVFLLTDFLRYKPVIVVQGLFLVTNYVLLCFAPGLTAMTFLQFNYAVVTSTEVAYFSYIYSVIPPERYQRATGYLRSAMLTGSTLGATLGQMLVSLAGLDYFYLNAISLGILSIAFLISIWLPMPQQGMFFRGEKAALDLRAKGQVEEEASAVEEVQDAEEAVEDDAESGRTQGAGSRTGWCSLHNVVYAGRLLWSSFRESYSSRKLVYWSLWWALATAGYGQVFNYIQLMWDHIEPSSTSSVYNGGVEAICAVVGAAAAFCVGHVKVTWDVWGELSLGVFSAVGAGAVFLIGLTSNIWASYAGYVIFKASYMLLITITTFQIASNLSMACYALTFGVNTFVALLLQTFLTAIVVDETALGLDIITQFIIYGSYYAAISVLFLIRGMYTACAHHCHPKQAMDQEQKEDPKVEMPSSDQFCSDHRQSSIRD